A stretch of the Lineus longissimus chromosome 12, tnLinLong1.2, whole genome shotgun sequence genome encodes the following:
- the LOC135497176 gene encoding basement membrane-specific heparan sulfate proteoglycan core protein-like: protein MVTPDICQFAFPAKACEDTEFTCGTGECIAIQQKCDGNQDCRDDTDETGCPTRCRDGQFQCRNGQCIDASLRCNREYNCRDGTDEFECRPTRCRDNEFRCRSGECIDSSRKCDRRSDCRDGSDELECPVQCRPNQFKCVSGECIDARRKCDKRRDCGDGSDEADCVEEVPIRINVAPPSLRIREGQRAMFICRTTGNPPPKVRWSRNGQQLPQGATDVDGVLTIGVTRAADSGQYTCSVIGVAEDIRASGRLMVDVFGPTLVPPTDGQCRADTDTRCNSGQCIPKDYLCDGDFDCADKSDEANCVDTMPCEPNEHRCDSGKCIQSIWWCDGDNDCGDNSDENICPTSAPGAPCKKTEYQCQSRDQCIPASYQCDSEVDCQDQSDELGCAPPIVLRSPPGKVEVDQGETVVISCEARGTPVPLIVWRLNWGHIPDPPRVSTTSEGGIGTLTIRQIRESDQGAYTCEALNNKGSVFAQPDAIVTIKPPSGLCLPPLFHAEAKSVSECLNCFCFGVTDQCVSSKLRRSQLSIGSQIAMINYASQQTMDPNYIQFNPGTRQFSVADYGSITRDGTYYWNLPRQFLGNKLSSYGGNLYYTMYYMNRGGSRQVGGAEVIMKGNGITVQFNSPSPHSAATEFSRVIPLVESDWTLLRDAPLRGDQGPARGDSFGQPVSK from the exons atggtaacaccaGATATTTGTCAATTTGCTTTTCCAGCCAAGGCATGCGAAGATACAGAATTCACCTGCGGAACGGGAGAATGTATCGCCATCCAACAAAAATGTGACGGGAACCAGGATTGCCGCGATGATACCGACGAAACAGGATGTc CCACAAGGTGTCGTGACGGTCAATTCCAGTGTCGGAATGGTCAGTGTATTGACGCGAGTCTGCGCTGTAACAGGGAATACAATTGCCGTGACGGAACTGACGAATTTGAGTGTCGAC CCACAAGGTGTCGTGACAACGAGTTTCGGTGTCGTTCTGGGGAGTGCATCGACTCTAGTAGGAAATGCGACAGGCGCTCTGATTGTCGTGACGGAAGTGATGAACTCGAGTGCC CTGTCCAGTGTCGACCCAACCAGTTTAAGTGCGTTAGCGGAGAATGCATCGATGCCAGGAGGAAATGTGACAAGCGCCGCGACTGTGGCGATGGAAGTGACGAGGCCGATTGCG TGGAAGAGGTACCAATCAGAATCAATGTTGCTCCACCCAGCCTCCGTATCAGGGAGGGTCAACGCGCCATGTTCATCTGTCGCACGACGGGTAACCCTCCACCCAAGGTGCGTTGGAGCCGGAATGGTCAGCAGTTGCCGCAGGGGGCAACTGACGTTGATGGTGTCTTGACAATTGGGGTGACAAGGGCAGCTGATTCCGGTCAGTACACATGCTCGGTGATTGGAGTTGCTGAGGATATACGTGCGAGTGGACGCCTCATGGTCGATGTTT TTGGCCCAACGCTTGTCCCACCGACCGATGGTCAGTGTCGTGCAGATACAGACACAAGATGTAATAGCGGACAGTGCATACCCAAAGATTACCTCTGTGATGGGGACTTTGATTGCGCGGACAAATCAGATGAAGCCAATTGCG TCGATACAATGCCGTGCGAACCCAATGAACATCGCTGCGATTCTGGCAAGTGTATTCAGTCTATCTGGTGGTGCGATGGGGACAATGACTGTGGGGACAATTCAGACGAAAACATTTGCC CGACATCTGCTCCTGGCGCCCCCTGTAAGAAGACTGAGTACCAGTGTCAGAGTCGTGACCAGTGTATCCCGGCCAGTTACCAGTGTGACAGTGAAGTCGATTGTCAGGACCAGTCAGATGAATTAGGATGCG CTCCTCCTATTGTCCTGAGGTCACCACCAGGAAAAGTTGAGGTTGATCAGGGAGAAACTGTTGTCATATCCTGTGAGGCTAGAGGTACCCCGGTGCCACTGATTGTCTGGCGGCTCAACTGGGGTCACATCCCAGACCCCCCGCGCGTCTCTACCACCAGCGAGGGTGGTATTGGTACCCTGACCATCCGACAGATCAGGGAGTCGGACCAAGGCGCATATACCTGTGAGGCCCTCAACAACAAGGGAAGCGTTTTTGCTCAACCTGATGCAATCGTAACAATAAAGC CGCCAAGTGGACTTTGTCTTCCGCCCCTGTTCCACGCGGAGGCCAAGTCTGTCTCGGAGTGCCTCAACTGCTTCTGTTTTGGAGTGACTGACCAGTGTGTTAGTAGCAAGCTCAGGCGCTCACAG CTCTCCATTGGCAGCCAAATTGCCATGATCAACTACGCGAGCCAGCAGACTATGGACCCCAACTACATCCAATTCAACCCTGGGACGAGGCAGTTCAGTGTGGCGGATTATGGCTCCATTACTCGTGATGGTACTTACTACTGGAATCTTCCAAGGCAGTTCCTTGGCAACAAG CTATCAAGTTATGGTGGGAACCTCTACTACACGATGTATTACATGAACAGGGGAGGCAGTCGGCAAGTAGGCGGTGCCGAGGTCATCATGAAGGGTAACGGCATCACTGTCCAGTTCAACTCACCGTCACCGCATAGCGCTGCTACGGAATTCAGTCGGGTCATTCCATTGGTTGAG TCTGACTGGACCCTGCTTAGAGATGCTCCCCTTAGGGGCGACCAGGGTCCTGCTAGAGGTGATTCATTCGGCCAGCCAGTCTCCAAATAA
- the LOC135497066 gene encoding uncharacterized protein LOC135497066 translates to MCSKNTIILANSSYLRSPKDFVFNTREKCECDAELDEPVELSVREVHKTFNVTMPKVTINWLNKTENIKKLLQKNTVKNFKIVFTSNHQAGRGEFLLQYKADRQIRLVCNQEVTHEIDLGTILIAPIAMIALLIIIGILFFIIEGIKRSRKQRLQVAEAHKKSTVTDLEADSRPDLLNYGSTVLDAKSDIPLKQSEEEGVPN, encoded by the exons ATGTGCAGCAAAAACACAATCATTCTCGCCAACTCCTCCTACCTTCGAAGTCCAAAAGATTTTGTCTTCAACACCCGGGAGAAGTGTGAATGCGACGCAGAGCTAGATGAACCAGTGGAACTATCCGTTCGGGAGGTGCACAAAACATTCAACGTGACCATGCCGAAGGTGACCATAAATTGGCTGAATAAGACCGAAAATATTAAGAAACTTCTACAGAAGAACACGGTGAAGAATTTTAAGATTGTTTTTACTTCCAACCACCAAGCAGGTAGAGGGGAATTTCTGTTGCAGTATAAAG CGGACAGACAAATAAGACTGGTCTGCAACCAAGAAGTGACCCACGAAATAG actTGGGTACCATCCTGATTGCTCCGATAGCAATGATAGCACTACTGATTATAATAGGTATCCTATTTTTCATCATCGAAGG AATTAAGAGATCTCGCAAGCAGAGGCTCCAGGTGGCAGAAGCTCACAAGAAGAGCACAGTCACAGACCTGGAGGCCGATTCAAGACCTGACCTGCTCAATTACGGCTCAACAGTTCTCGATGCAAAGAGTGATATTCCTCTCAAACAGAGCGAGGAGGAGGGAGTTCCCAACTGA